A region from the Vicia villosa cultivar HV-30 ecotype Madison, WI linkage group LG3, Vvil1.0, whole genome shotgun sequence genome encodes:
- the LOC131659683 gene encoding uncharacterized protein LOC131659683: MSSDYSDESGKVKYPSFVPPKKFNDYKWVLGSLFSTREEFKEAVSSYAVHNGRDLRYLKNDKTRVRVGCKEGCGWVALCSKLPHKDTWQLRTLNDNHTLHEKWNAGVNRMKDYRARKATLDMVEGSFKEQYRRLYDYTHELLRSNPNNTIKINVQATDVDPTEIEQQPEDHVIRPLLPSFHRLYMCLEACKKSYQVCRPIIGTNGCFLKGNYGGQIPVAVGRDPNDQMLSIAMAIVEAETKDSWAWFFDLLVRDLGRPEICKKFTFISDQQKGHLPAIEELLPGVDQRFCVRHLYSNFRKRFPGKQLKELMWRASKETYPQAWEREMREMRKVNEEAYKHLLKTPPRKKARILKVFYSKELDADWDSMPPCIVLHPQ; this comes from the exons ATGAGTAGTGATTATTCAGATGAGAGTGGGAAGGTAAAGTATCCATCATTTGTTCCTCCTAAGAAGTTCAATGACTATAAGTGGGTGTTAGGAAGCTTGTTTTCAACAAGGGAAGAGTTCAAGGAAGCTGTGTCAAGTTATGCTGTTCACAATGGTAGGGATTTAAGATACCTGAAGAATGATAAGACTAGGGTCAGAGTGGGTTGCAAGGAAGGTTGTGGATGGGTGGCTTTGTGTTCTAAATTGCCACATAAGGATACTTGGCAATTAAGAACATTAAATGATAATCACACTT TACATGAAAAATGGAATGCTGGAGTGAATAGGATGAAAGATTACAGGGCAAGAAAGGCAACATTAGATATGGTTGAAGGGTCTTTCAAGGAACAATATAGAAGACTTTATGACTATACACATGAGCTACTGAGATCTAACCCAAACAACACCATCAAGATCAATGTCCAAGCAACTGATGTGGATCCTACTGAGATTGAACAACAACCAGAAGATCATGTTATCAGGCCATTACTACCAAGTTTCCATAGACTTTATATGTGCCTTGAAGCTTGCAAGAAAAGTTACCAAGTTTGTAGACCAATAATAGGAACAAATGGATGTTTTCTCAAGGGCAATTATGGTGGACAGATTCCTGTAGCAGTTGGGAGAGATCCTAATGATCAAATGTTGTCCATTGCAATGGCTATAGTTGAAGCTGAGACAAAGGATTCTTGGGCATGGTTTTTTGACCTGCTAGTTAGAGACTTGGGAAGACCAGAAATATGTAAGAAATTTACTTTCATTTCAGATCAGCAGAAG GGACATTTACCTGCAATAGAGGAGTTATTGCCTGGAGTTGaccagagattctgtgttagacATCTATATAGCAACTTTAGAAAAAGGTTTCCAGGCAAGCAATTGAAGGAATTAATGTGGAGGGCATCAAAGGAAACCTATCCCCAAGCATGGGAAAGGGAAATGAGGGAGATGAGAAAGGTTAATGAGGAAGCATACAAGCATTTGTTGAAGACTCCTCCTAGAAAGAAGGCAAGAATTCTCAAGGTTTTTTATAGCAAG GAGTTGGATGCTGACTGGGATTCCATGCCACCATGCATTGTCTTGCATCCTCAGTAG